In Prionailurus viverrinus isolate Anna chromosome D1, UM_Priviv_1.0, whole genome shotgun sequence, the DNA window aattttcctgCATGGCAAAACATCATAAAACAACAAAGTGGAAAAAACACTAGCAACTCGTATCacaaaatttatttccttaatatatgtattacttccacaaattaataaaatcaacacTCAACTGTAAAAGGGTAAGGGCTAACAAtatgaagacaaaaaggaaatacaaatggctgttaaaaatgtaaagatgatCTACCTCATAAAAATGGATGCTAAATTTAACTATAATAAGATATCATTTTAAACCATCAGTTTGGAAAAAACCAACAAATGCACTGGATCATGGtttaaggaaacattttcataccttgctggtgggaatatatgAACTGCAATAACTTTTGAGAACCTGACAACATGtaccaaaatgtaaaatgctaTTCCACCTTAAGAATACAGCTTACATGAGTGCCTAGGTGattcagttggtcaagcatctgactcttgaaatctgctcaggtcatgtggttgtgggattgagccccatgatgggctctgttctgagcatggaacttgctcaggactctttctgtctccctgcctgcccctcccttgctcatgcacgccctctctcaaaaataaacattaaaaaaacatacaggggcacctgtgtggctcagtcggttaagtatccaacttcggatcaggtcatgatctcttggttcatgagtttgagccccaagtcgggctctgtgctgacagctcagagccagtgcctgctttggattctgtgtctccctctctctctgcccctacactgctcatgctctctctcaaaaatgaataaatgttaaaatactttttaataaaaaatatatatacttacactCCTGCAATATGCCGTATTTCATTGACTACAAAATGCCACTGATTTTATGGTGCATCATTACTTTACATACCACTAAAACCAAGGCACCTAATTAAAACTGTGGTATCAAAATACATTCAGAGATATTAAAAAATCGGGGAAAACGTAAGAATTGATTAAATATATAatcctacaggggcgcctgggtggctcagtcggttaagcatctgactgctgatttcagctcaggtcatgatctcacggtttgggagttccagccccacatcaggctccatgctgacagcatggagctttgagattctatctctccctctctctgaccttccctctctctcaaaagtaaataaacttaagaatatgtgtatagatagatgtatctatctatctatctatctatctatctatctctatatatataaTCCTATAACCTCACATTAATTTCATtccatataacttttattatggaaagagccagcGAACGCACACACGACCAAGGAGGAGAgatgggcagaggaggagagaatcccaagcaggctccatgctcagtatggaggcctacctcagggctcgatcccacagccaTGATATCATGAactcagccaaaatcaaaagccacacactcaactgagccacccaggcaccccacacttctttttaaattgaagtatataTTCAAAAGTTGGTTCCCTATCTTTGCCAGGCCTTCTACATTTTATAGATGGTACCATGGTGAAACTCATCAGGAAACTTTTTTTGGCATCTTAGCTCCCAGGCTGCATCTCTGGCTTTCCAGGAAAATCTCCTTTGTTCACTACAAAGTCTGCTCTTCAATCCGTTTCAAATCTATAAATAAACCAAAAGGTCTTACTCCTGTTCAAGCCAGTGGGTAAAAACTGTCTTCATTCCTCTTGCAATAGCCTGGATGAAATAGACCAGACTGGAAGTTTTATACTAAGGAAGCTCCCAACCCTCACActgaattttaacatttcttacacAGTGAAATCGAGGCTGTACCTTGTTGCATAATGATGTAGGAATAATTCAGTATGTTGCATAAAGGTACTCAATGAAACCAGCAGGTTCAACCCTTAGAGAAAGAACCAGCCCTCGTGGACAAAGAATACTGTTTCCCTCGCTGGTCTCGACAAGTTAGACAAAACAGGAGCAGTAATAAAATGCTCAATTTAGCTTTTAAGGTTTACTTCCCACTAGCTAAGCATGTCCTTCATTGAAGTCCTACCTTGTATCTGAGGTGCTATTTACCGGTCAGTAAAGTAATACAAGTAATACAAGCCCCTGCTCCTGCCAGTTGGAAAGGTTCACGGAGCATTAAGCCATCATCTCGGGAGCTGTTAGCatgacaacttttatttttatcttacttcATCCTCCCCAGGTGCAACAACTTTTTAGCTGTTCTTACCTTTATGTGACTCAATAAGATGGTCATTATTCTCCATTTgccacttttaaaattatctgttggagcgcctgggtggctcagttggctaagcgcccaactttggctcaggtcatctcacggttcatgagttaagagccccacatcaggctctgtgctgacaatgcagagcatacttgagattctctctccctttagcTCTACGCCCTTCCTCCactctcgttttctctctctcaaaataaattttaggggcacctgagtggctcagtcaattaagcagcttaccagctcagatcatgatctcacagtttttgagttcaagtcccatgttcggctccatgctgacagctcagaacctggggcatactacagattctgggtctccctctctctctgcccctccccaccttgtgctttctttcaaaaataaataaacttaaaaaaattgttaatttctATTATGGAATGAGTTTTGCTCTTATACATCTCACCACTCACCCATCTACACTTACCCATTCTCCCAATTTAGAGGACAATTATTTTACTAAATACTCCACTAAATACACCACCATGATCAGAACTAGGTTGAGCCCCATTATATTTTACGAACTTTTGTAAaacactttttttcatttatttcccatgTACTTAGTAACTCAGCTCTGAACTCTTCAAATGAACCAAAAAtgtccttaaaatattaaaacagtaaCTCTTAAAATGTCTTGGAGACATTCCCTTATGTAATTCTACTTTCTCCTGCTTCAACCTAGACTACAGTTCTGAGCTCAGAGCAGAAAAGTACTCCTGAGACCTTCCGTTCTCATTATTCTGGGACTTTTGTTTTGCCTCAGCATGAAACCACACGGAAAACACCAGAACTGAGCAAACTTTACTTCAGTAGTATGCAGTAGCACTTAATACCACAATGCtagcggtgcctgggtgtctcagccaaTTAGCATTCAACttgtggttttggctcaggtcttgatcttgtagGTTTGTggcatggagccctgtgtcaggttctgtgctgatggtgtggagcctgcttgggattctctctgcccctctcctgctcttaaaatattaaaacaaaaacaaaaacaaacaaacaaaaaaaacaaacatggggcacctgggtggctcggtcagataagcgtctgactttggctcaggtcatctcatggttcgcgggtttgagccccgcatggggctccacacggacaactcagagcctggagcctgctttggattctgtgtctccctctctctgcccttcctctgcttgcattctctctcgaaaataaaacattaaaaaaataaaaataaaaacaaaacaacaaaacaactcgCAATGCTCTACCTCTCACTATTCTACCCCTAGAGTGTAGTTTAGTGCTGATGTAGCTCTGGGCTAAGGAGCCTGCTTTAATTGGGCATTCACCCAAGTCAACCCCAATTTTGATGCCTAGAAGACTCTTTTAAGTCAAAGTTAAGGTCTAACACCAATCAAACCCCAAATATCACCCTGGAAACTGTTTTAAGTCCTGTGACCCATCCAGAATCAGCTGGGCCAGATATGGGCCCAGATGTCAATACTATAGGTAGTGTGACCATTCCCATCCCCACCTGACTTCCAGTGACACACCAATTATCTGCACACCCAAGGCCTAGACAGAGGCAAGGTAAGGACAGGCACCATGCCCTCcctattcatctttgtattctccAGATGTGTACTGACACACAGTAGGCAACTAAAAACTCTAAGAACTACAAATCCATCTCTCAGGTGGATGTTAAACACACTTTACTGAACACAACGAATGATGGAAGCCTATACAAAATCAGCTTATGAAAGCATTACTCTTGAGAAACTACCATAGGActcctgagctgacagcagtatGTTATCCATTACACATACCAGATTATGTGGCCTCAACTCAGAAGTACACTTGATTGGAAGCTTAAAACACcgctaatttaaaaaaactttatgcTGAAATATCACTAAGTCCAATTTAAATAGTTTTAGAATTCACAATTTTCCCACTGTTCTTCATAGTGTTTTGCCTTTCAACAAGTAAATAACTACAGAGCATAGTAGCGATATAGCAGCCTAGCCCAGATTTTGGCAGTCATGAAAAAGTACCCTTAGGTGGTCTGTTACAGGGAGATCATACTCTCAAAGCAGAAAGTAGGAATGACTCCCTTCAAATTTGTAACCACACAGcatgttttataaaacaaaaatgtgttacTCCCATACATGACTACTACGATGTGCCAACACCTCAGAAAAGCCTCCCACCATtcccatataaataaaatgctcTATTTGACaatgtgttttgtccccctcttaCACTTTAAGCTCCATAACTAtacccagcacctagaacagtatcTTGCAGAGAATCAAATTACTCCTTCAATGAATACTGTTAGTCTCTATCTTTTTAAACTTTCCAGCTCCACTTATCAGACCAAAGGGTGTATCTATAGCTGTACCAAAGAGTGATGGGTCCATCTTTTCAGAGTAAAAGGGATCAAAGTGGGCACCACCCTCTAAAAAGTGGCACTGGAAGAAAACCAACCTACCCAAAGATTAACAAAGACAAATGCAAGACAAAAGTACTTAGACTTTACTCATAATCTTGTTATTGACCACTTCTCGTCTGTAGGAGGTAGTAACTCTTCCCATCCCTAATCCCCTTAACTCGACCAATAGTTTTCTTGGAACTGCTATCTTAATCACTAGCAATTATGTTTTGAGgataagagagaaataaaatattttaattgacagAAAAATGGTTACTGGATTAAATGGAGTAACGCATAAAAGACCAATCCCGGGGTTTCACACAGAGCAAACATTTAGTAGTTACAATTTGTATCCCtacaattatttccattttggccAACTACCAATTAGAACCAGTATGGTACAAGCTTAAGCAGAAAAATCTGAGAAATCACCCAACTAAAGACCAGATCCTTTTTCTGATCTCCCATCACCACAACCCACCTTTCCCAAAGGCATATGGTAGGtactatttgttgagtgaatgattCTAGAAAATATCCTACATCCAGGCCTACTATGTATGTTAAAACTGGAACCAAggtacagacaaaaaaaaaaaaaaaaaaaaaaacacacacacacacacacacagtctggaAGACCATCTGTTGAACCGTGGAACTAAGAGGCAGTGGTTCTTCTTTGCACTCACCCCCATGCTCATTATTGAACAATCTAAAGCTCGCTGCTGGGTTGTTTCTGTGCCAATCATTTGAAAGGCTGTAAGTACAAGTAACAAGGTGCTAGTGGGACCATTCAGGGCACTCCTTGGATTTTAGCACAACTATAAAAATAGATGGTGAGAGGCATCAAAAAGTGTTACTTACTGGCCTAGGGTAGCAGCAGAATGCTGACAGAGCCAcaactttgtttttccatatggCACGAAAACTGAAAGCTCATCTCCTATTCCCTCAAATACTTCCTTTTCCTAGAATTCTATCTTGGAAATAAATCAAACTAGATGTATTGACTAAGTGGTTGAAATGGTATTAAGAGGTGGGTGAGGATTTATTTCTCAAGCAAGGAAAGACTGACATCTTGAAACCAGGACCAAGTGGTTGGTTTCATTACAAAGGTGGACTAGTGGAAGGAAGTCTTTACTGGAATAAAGCTACCTGCCTGGGTTCTTCCTTTGGCACCTTTAAGACCTatctacaataaaaaaaagtaactgcAGTGATGTTCACCCAGGGCTGAAATGTCAAACTTTATACCCACCCCTTCTCTTCCAGGGACAAATAAAGAACCCAGACACAAGCCCAAGCAAGAACGCTCTCAAAGCACACATGCCCTAAGTTGAAAAACCATTtatttcactggaaaaaaaaagtgatccaaCTCTATGTGTCTACCCGCCACAAGCCTTTGGGCCAAAAAGACTCAGGAGCAGTGACACTCTCACCAAGGTCATTCCCAAGTCCAACACCCACCggaagcaggaggcagggagacagcACACCCCCCACCACAGTTTCTGCACGCAATGAGGCCTGCTGGGAGAACAGAACATAAATGGGAAACTACAGAAGTATTGAAGAACAGGAAGAACAGGAAAATgggcaggaaagaggaaaggaagaggtggTCTGAATTTAGCAAGGTAAATTAAGGTCCACGGTTCCTGAGGGACTGAACGTACAGAGCCGAGAACGTCCCGGAGATGGGGTACCACGAAGGGTGTATTCTCATGCACAACCGCAGCTCGGAATTTCAGcccacacacatcccacctgcaAGAGAGCACAATACAGGGGCTTTACAGCAAAGCTCAAAAGGGCTTCCTACTTATAACTTCAAAGAACATCTTTACAAACTCTTGAACTTGACACTCCTTTTAAGTTTACTTGTACCCATCCCCAGTATCACAATAATCTCTAAAAGTAAATGAGCTTAAAGGCCAGAGAGAAACTGGGAAGGTCAAGCAATCCCAGACTGAGGTCCTTCTCTAAATTAAACAGCAAATATTCTTTGATGAGTGTAGGCAAAGATAATTCATTTCTCTTGATGTTAACATCAGCATTCCTCAGAAAAGGCAATTCCATGTCCCAAATTGTCACTggagggcaggaaaaaaaaaaaaaaaggttccaatTAGCTCTCTGGGGTAAAAGTCAAAAGTATGTTTGAATCTGGGTTTAGTACCAAGGTCCAAGTTAAAAATCATTCAAGGTCTAGTCAAAGTAGCATCAACTGAACAATCTTTAAGACCTGAGGGCATCCAACTCTGCCTAGGGAAGAAACTAAAGAATGTAGTAGGGGGCATATGTAATCTACATATCAAGTCATTCACATTTCTTTTCCAGCCCTACCAGTGATTTCCTATCCAATAATCTCTGGCAAGTCACATACCTTCTGCCTTAACTAAAAGATGACAGAATATCACTCACCCTGACACTACAAAATTACAGATCAATGGTAATGTCTGGGACACGCTGAGAACTGGGGGTTCCCCCAAAACAAAGGGTATCTGAGAATCACCATTTAATACAACAGCAATCTCAAAACACCTAGAGCCCAAAGCTGGCAAGTATCACAAAGAATATACTCAAGTAGAGCCAAATGGATCATGAGGCTCAAAATGTATAGTATAGGAAAAAGCCAGAGGACTCAAGGTAGAGCTGGTTCAAGAGTATTAAATGCCCATAACTAGTGGGAAGATGAAGGGAGTAATTTGCTTAAGGCAAAGCTCCCAACCCTGGtgttcattcatatttatatCACCATATACCTTGAAGAAGCAGAAAGGATGTCCACCAGAACTCTGTgggacagtttaaaaaaaaaaattgaacagactaAACAGGTTCTTTTATAGGACAGATTCAAAGATCGAGCAATAGGGTGGGCACTGTATTCAGGGAATAAATCTGAGCTGAGTGGAGAAGTTGGATTTGAGTCTATGCCTCAGACTCCTTATTGAAAGCTTTATAAACTAAAAGataccttttcttctctctgccccaacttACCATCAAAGAAGTTTTTTCTATAAAGCTCATAGGGAGTGAACTGTTCAGGAATGTCAGAAAACGCTGCTTCAAGATTAAGATGATGCCACCTGGATAGTCTTCACAGTAACAGGGACCTGAGCAGTGATGACTAGTTAACTAGTTATGGATTTTATATTACTCTAGGTCATATCAGACCTTTCACATAGCACAAAGCAGAACAGGAAACTTACAAACCTTAATAATGTCACACACCTAGGAATTCAACAAAGGCTCTGAGAAACAGCACACCTCAGTCTGAATAAATGGGTCCCAGGTTCAGTTCAATTACAGCACATAGGTGTGATCCAACATTCATCACACCATTCTTCATTTTTCCAGGCACAAATAGCATCAGATTGACTCCCAATACTAGGAGCCCTGGAAAAGTAGCCATGACGGCTAAGgatgtttatatatttcaaaaagttAAGTAATTAAGGACTTCCCCTAGTCTCTGCCATGCTAGTAGTAACCTTACCCTAACCCCgcaaaagcaagcaagcagggcaGCCTAACTGGAGCCTGTAGGCTGCAGGAGGGATGGCAAAACCAGAACAGGGGACACCCACCGCTCTCACCTCAAGCTTTAAAAAGCTGAATACCGCGCCCGATCCGCATACTGCTCCCGCTCATACCGGGCCATGTCGTACAAGGAATTCCGCGCGGCCGCCGAAGCTTGGGACAACTCACTCTCATGCCCGTAACCGTAGCCCTCTCCAACAGTGGGGACTGGGGCTGTAGCGCGACGCAGGGGGCTCCGATCCCGCCCGTAATATGAAGTGGAAGCTGCAGTAACAGCAGCAGCGGctgctgcagcagcagcagctgtaGCAGCAGCAGCTCCTGAGGTCGGCAACAGGTGTCTATCGTAGGGATCGAGAGAGGTGGAGGTGAGGTGACTGGCCATGGCTGTGTTCTGGACTTGTGGCAGCTGGGACAGGGTCTGCTCTGCGTAATTATAGGCAGAGGCAGCTGCAGCTGCCACTGCCTCATAGGACCGGGCAGCACGGCAGCGCTTGTAGTAGGCATCGAGCGCTCCGTACGCGTTGTTGTAATACAATGAATCCCCATAGCTCATGGTGTAAGGTGTACGCACTGCTCCATATTGCTCATTATATTGCTCGGTAAAGTCTGCCACTCGGCCAGAACGATCTATCGGACACTCTTTGGACCAGTGCCCCTCTTTCCCGCACCGATAGCAGCCGCTCTGGTCTCCCATCCCGGGCGCAGTCCTAAGCCGGCTGGTGGACAACTGCACGTGCATTCGTTTGCCTTGAAGAAACAGACGCAAGAAGGGTTGCTATCACTCTTAGTCATAGCCCCCGCCCCTACCCCAGACACTGGTCATAGCAATGGCTTTACTTAGACAACACTAATGCAGGATTCCTtgccaaaagattttttttttaagttaaaaaaaaaaaaaaaaaaaaagtccactacATAAATTCAATACAATGACCTGTTTAAAGACAAAGATCAGTAAGATGAAGAAATGTTTCAGCTCTAACACTAGTTTAAAGCTTGGGCCCAATAATAAGCACCTCATCCTTTGCCAAGTAACTAGACAAAAACTACCCTGAACAATAGCCCAATGACAAAAGAAACTGTATGAGTGCTCCACAAGATTCTCACATTTCCAATCTTCACCATCAAGACTGATTTCATTAAGCAGGACACCACAAAGGCCAGTTCCCCAG includes these proteins:
- the LOC125146899 gene encoding RNA-binding protein 4 isoform X1; amino-acid sequence: MVKLFIGNLPREATEQEIRSLFEQYGKVLECDIIKNYGFVHIEDKTAAEDAIRNLHHYKLHGVNINVEASKNKSKTSTKLHVGNISPTCTNKELRAKFEEYGPVIECDIVKDYAFVHMERAEDAVEAIRGLDNTEFQGKRMHVQLSTSRLRTAPGMGDQSGCYRCGKEGHWSKECPIDRSGRVADFTEQYNEQYGAVRTPYTMSYGDSLYYNNAYGALDAYYKRCRAARSYEAVAAAAASAYNYAEQTLSQLPQVQNTAMASHLTSTSLDPYDRHLLPTSGAAAATAAAAAAAAAAVTAASTSYYGRDRSPLRRATAPVPTVGEGYGYGHESELSQASAAARNSLYDMARYEREQYADRARYSAF